In Phacochoerus africanus isolate WHEZ1 chromosome 2, ROS_Pafr_v1, whole genome shotgun sequence, one DNA window encodes the following:
- the POU3F2 gene encoding POU domain, class 3, transcription factor 2 produces the protein MATAASNHYSLLTSSASIVHAEPPGGMQQGAGGYREAQSLVQGDYAALQSNGHPLSHAHQWITALSHGGGGGGGGGGGGGGGGGGGGGDSSPWSTSPLGQPDIKPSVVVQQGGRGDELHGPGALQQQHQQQQQQQQQQQQQQQQQQQQRPPHLVHHAANHHPGPGAWRSAAAAAHLPPSMGASNGGLLYSQPSFTVNGMLGAGGQPAGLHHHGLRDAHDEPHHTDHHPHPHSHPHQQPPPPPPPQGPPGHPGAHHDPHSDEDTPTSDDLEQFAKQFKQRRIKLGFTQADVGLALGTLYGNVFSQTTICRFEALQLSFKNMCKLKPLLNKWLEEADSSSGSPTSIDKIAAQGRKRKKRTSIEVSVKGALESHFLKCPKPSAQEITSLADSLQLEKEVVRVWFCNRRQKEKRMTPPGGTLPGAEDVYGGSRDTPPHHGVQTPVQ, from the coding sequence ATGGCGACCGCAGCGTCTAACCACTACAGCCTGCTCACCTCCAGCGCCTCCATCGTGCACGCTGAGCCGCCCGGCGGCATGCAGCAGGGTGCGGGGGGCTACCGCGAGGCGCAGAGCCTGGTGCAGGGCGACTACGCCGCGCTGCAGAGCAACGGGCACCCGCTCAGCCACGCTCACCAGTGGATCACCGCGCTGTCCCACGGCGGCGGTGGTgggggcggtggcggcggcggcgggggcgggggtggtggcgggggcggcggcgACAGCTCCCCGTGGTCCACCAGCCCCTTGGGCCAGCCGGACATCAAGCCctccgtggtggtgcagcagggcGGCCGCGGCGACGAGCTGCACGGGCCAGGCGccctgcagcagcagcaccagcagcagcaacagcagcagcaacagcagcagcagcagcaacagcagcagcagcagcagcggccgCCGCATCTGGTGCACCACGCCGCCAACCACCACCCGGGGCCCGGGGCATGGCGGAGCGCGGCGGCTGCGGCGCACCTCCCGCCCTCCATGGGAGCGTCCAACGGCGGCTTGCTCTACTCGCAGCCCAGCTTCACCGTGAACGGTATGCTGGGTGCCGGCGGGCAGCCGGCGGGGCTGCACCACCACGGCCTGCGGGACGCGCACGACGAGCCTCACCACACCGACCACCACCCGCACCCGCACTCACATCCGCACCAGCAGccaccgcccccgccgccccctcaGGGCCCGCCCGGGCACCCCGGCGCGCACCACGACCCGCACTCGGATGAGGACACGCCGACCTCGGATGACCTGGAGCAGTTCGCCAAGCAGTTCAAGCAGCGGCGGATCAAACTGGGATTTACCCAAGCGGACGTGGGGCTGGCGCTGGGCACCCTGTATGGCAACGTGTTCTCGCAGACCACCATCTGCAGGTTTGAGGCCCTGCAGCTGAGCTTCAAAAACATGTGCAAGCTGAAGCCTTTGTTGAACAAGTGGTTGGAGGAGGCGGACTCGTCCTCGGGCAGCCCCACGAGCATAGACAAGATCGCAGCGCAGGGGCgcaagaggaaaaagaggacCTCCATCGAGGTGAGCGTCAAGGGGGCTCTGGAGAGCCATTTCCTCAAATGCCCCAAGCCCTCGGCCCAGGAGATCACCTCCCTCGCGGACAGCTTACAGCTGGAGAAGGAGGTGGTGAGAGTTTGGTTTTGTAAcaggagacagaaagagaaaaggatgacCCCTCCCGGAGGGACTCTGCCGGGCGCCGAGGATGTATACGGGGGGAGTAGGGACACGCCACCACACCACGGGGTGCAGACACCCGTCCAGTGA